A single genomic interval of Armigeres subalbatus isolate Guangzhou_Male chromosome 1, GZ_Asu_2, whole genome shotgun sequence harbors:
- the LOC134207472 gene encoding uncharacterized protein LOC134207472 has protein sequence MAIFGGINRIDVVLGDLSPEQSYPSILDHLIRGNDSRAILQGKSIRFYHDVIPGRKDAGCNSARPVLSASKINTADTYDDDWEQEFADMSRFIKWDRSYESFAKIFDQNQRHGYLVFSSWFNFQLSMACLLDPYATYLIFLSDGNRFDLVELATLTQRVWINQGIFRIFFVFEERIYTFDPFRVVVPREFGVMIELSGFDDIPSVPKGDFNGYPLKVDRFRTTFSHTLLNNEGKVVEFIGADPEASRVFTQALNMTSKFTTLANDDFGFKLPNGSFNGVLGRLSRRESDIVFVGYFIKDYFSYDTEFTAGIYTDELCCLVKKASRIPDYLLPITIFPADVWGFLFLTGIVCSVTWIIIRAGIRFKAENYVNSKQRLQLGDLFNLSSSIRNASLYRKLIQIVVDTYILLVSGPYRRFTRSGIERLMLFGIMMVSLIFVSTFQSSLSSVFLHPMYYKDIDSLQMLDESGIKMPVRYKGFLDDVFPANYSSMMTSLRNKMVYDPEQDDFILDRVARSSKISFVTRKSLVPLDDAIYIAKKQIIVVPECPRLYNLAFVVPRHSVLLERINVVILRMLNGGLINHWVDVMNFNATMRNLALFRNVNNEKFKILTLKDLQFPFYVWVIGLILSSIVFICEKVYYRLKRRLGRLERRLPG, from the exons ATGGCCATTTTTGGTGGAATCAACCGTATCGATGTAGTGTTGGGCGATCTTTCTCCAGAACAAAGTTATCCGTCAATCCTGGATCATTTGATTCGCGGCAATGATTCTAGAGCGATTCTTCAAGGAAAATCGATCCGCTTCTACCACGACGTAATTCCCGGCCGTAAAGACGCAGGCTGCAACAGTGCGCGGCCTGTATTGTCCGCCAGTAAAATAAATACGGCGGATACTTACGATGATGATTGGGAGCAAGAATTCGCCGACATGTCGAGGTTCATAAAGTGGGATCGAAGTTATGAGTCGTTTGCGAAAATTTTCGATCAGAATCAACGTCACGGTTACTTGGTGTTCTCTAGTTGGTTCAATTTCCAATTATCAATGGCGTGTCTCCTGGATCCGTATGCTACGTACTTGATTTTTCTGAGTGATGGGAATCGCTTCGACTTGGTTGAGCTAGCAACGTTAACACAACGTGTTTGGATTAATCAAGGCATCTTTAGGATATTCTTCGTGTTTGAAGAAAGGATCTATACATTCGATCCTTTTCGCGTCGTTGTACCAAGAGAATTTGGTGTAATGATAGAGTTAAGTGGTTTCGATGACATTCCAAGCGTTCCAAAAGGTGACTTCAATGGCTATCCTCTAAAAGTTGACAGATTTCGAACGACTTTCTCGCACACGCTACTGAACAACGAAGGCAAAGTCGTTGAGTTTATTGGAGCCGATCCTGAAGCAAGTCGAGTTTTTACCCAAGCATTGAATATGACAT CCAAGTTCACAACCCTGGCCAATGATGATTTCGGGTTCAAACTGCCGAACGGAAGCTTCAACGGAGTTCTCGGTCGACTGTCCCGACGAGAGAGCGACATTGTTTTCGTTGGATACTTCATCAAGGACTATTTCAGCTACGACACGGAGTTCACGGCAGGGATCTACACCGATGAACTCTGCTGCCTGGTGAAGAAAGCCAGCCGTATACCGGACTATCTGCTGCCGATTACAATCTTTCCGGCGGACGTTTGGGGATTTCTGTTCCTGACGGGAATTGTTTGTTCTGTAACGTGGATCATAATTCGGGCGGGCATTCGTTTCAAAGCAGAAAATTACGTGAATTCGAAGCAACGTCTACAGCTAGGGGATCTGTTCAATTTATCCAGCTCCATTCGCAATGCTTCTTTGTATCGTAAGTTGATTCAGATTGTTGTTGACACCTACATCTTACTTGTGAGCGGTCCGTACCGGAGGTTTACTCGATCCGGCATTGAACGATTGATGCTTTTCGGCATTATGATGGTCAGTTTGATCTTCGTGTCCACGTTCCAATCAAGTTTGTCATCGGTGTTTCTGCATCCAATGTATTACAAGGACATCGACAGTCTCCAGATGCTGGATGAGTCCGGCATTAAAATGCCTGTCAGGTATAAGGGCTTCCTGGATGATGTGTTTCCGGCCAATTATAGCTCAATGATGACTTCCCTGCGCAACAAAATGGTTTACGACCCGGAACAAGATGATTTTATACTGGACCGTGTTGCCCGTTCATCAAAGATTTCCTTTGTCACTCGCAAATCCTTGGTTCCGTTGGACGACGCCATCTACATAGCAAAAAAGCAAATAATCGTAGTTCCCGAGTGTCCGCGATTGTACAATCTGGCTTTTGTGGTTCCACGCCACTCGGTGCTCTTGGAAAGAATCAACGTGGTTATTTTGCGAATGTTGAACGGTGGCTTGATCAACCACTGGGTTGATGTGATGAACTTTAATGCAACTATGCGGAATCTAGCACTGTTCAGAAATGTTAATAATGAAAAGTTCAAGATTTTAACCTTGAAAGACTTGCAATTTCCGTTCTATGTATGGGTCATTGGACTAATTTTGAGCAGTATAGTTTTTATCTGCGAAAAAGTGTACTACAGACTG